The genomic interval ACACGTTACAATTTCTTCTGGTTTCCCCTGTGCAAAAACACTTTTGTCCTTTATAGCAACAATATTGTGAGCATACCGGCAAGCAAGATTTAAATCATGCAACACCATGACAACGGTGCGACCGTCCTTTTCATTCAATTCAAACAAAAGATCAAGGACATCGATTTGGTGTGTCATATCAAGATAGGTAGTCGGTTCATCCAACAGGATCGTATCTGTCTCCTGTGCCAGTGTCATCGCAATCCACGCCCGTTGACGCTGACCACCGGATAATGAATCAACAGGCCGGTCCTGCAATTCCAACATATTGGTTGCTTCCAAGGCGTGATGGACTGCACGCTCGTCTTCTGTCGACCATTGTTTCAAAAAGCTACGATAAGGATGTCTCCCTTGTTTGGCAAGTTCTTTCACACTGAGACCATCTGGTGTTGCTGGACTCTGCGGTAGTATAGCCAACTTTTTTGCAACTTCTTTTGTACTAATTTTGGCAATGTCTTCCCCATTAAGGACAACATCCCCGCCTTTTGGCTTCAATAACCGTGCCAATGAACGTAGCAATGTGGACTTTCCGCATCCATTACTGCCGATAAAAACGGTTATTTCCCCTTGTGGAATAGCCAAGTCCAAATCATCAATTATTATGTCGTCACCATATCCAAGCGTTAAATCCTTCGCTGATAGCGTCTGCATCGGAATCTCTCCCTACATGTTGCGTAATCTGGACGAAGCACACATACGTATATATACGGCCCAGCGTTCCAATACTTTATATCTATAGTTTATTTGGTTTTTGCCAAGAAGTCAATGACTATGAGA from Lentibacillus cibarius carries:
- a CDS encoding ABC transporter ATP-binding protein; protein product: MQTLSAKDLTLGYGDDIIIDDLDLAIPQGEITVFIGSNGCGKSTLLRSLARLLKPKGGDVVLNGEDIAKISTKEVAKKLAILPQSPATPDGLSVKELAKQGRHPYRSFLKQWSTEDERAVHHALEATNMLELQDRPVDSLSGGQRQRAWIAMTLAQETDTILLDEPTTYLDMTHQIDVLDLLFELNEKDGRTVVMVLHDLNLACRYAHNIVAIKDKSVFAQGKPEEIVTCNLVHEVFQMKCDVTFDPMFGTPMCIPHGRGRCVFANGTNGLSESRTAAN